From one Musa acuminata AAA Group cultivar baxijiao chromosome BXJ2-6, Cavendish_Baxijiao_AAA, whole genome shotgun sequence genomic stretch:
- the LOC103988492 gene encoding asparagine--tRNA ligase, cytoplasmic 3: MEAKDVSSAGDDAALEPSRPRTFIKDIVRGATEELVGRKVVVGGWVKTGREQGKGSFAFLELNDGSCLANLQVIVDAAVHPLTQLVPTGTCVLVEGELKKPPEGAKQSVELKVESVLEVGTVDPAKYPLPKTRKGLTLEFLRDFGHLRARTNTISAVARIRDELAYATHTFFRKNGFRYVHTPIITTSDCEGAGEMFQVTTLFSKAEKEEKELKQNPRPSETDIEAAKLLVKEKGETVSQLKSSKASEEEISASVSELIKAKESLSRLEERFKLKAGIPQKDGKIDYAGDFFGRQAFLTVSGQLQVETYACALGNVYTFGPTFRAENSHTSRHLAEFWMVEPEIAFANLEDDMNYAESYVKFLCQWLLDNCIEDMEFMKTFDETAIERLKLVSSSPFERISYTKAVQLLKNVTDKEFAIEVEWGIDLASEHERYLTEVLFKKPVIVYNYPKGIKAFYMKLNDDQKTVAAMDVLVPKVGELIGGSQREERLDVLVKRIKESGLPLEPYEWYLDLRRFGTVKHSGFGLGFERMILFATGMENIRDVIPFPRYPGRADL, from the exons ATGGAGGCGAAGGACGTCTCCTCCGCTGGCGATGACGCAGCCCTGGAGCCCTCGCGCCCGCGGACTTTCATCAAGGACATCGTCCGCGGTGCGACGGAGGAGCTGGTGGGTCGGAAGGTGGTGGTTGGGGGATGGGTGAAGACGGGGAGGGAGCAGGGGAAGGGCTCGTTCGCGTTCCTCGAGCTCAACGATGGCTCCTGCCTCGCCAATCTCCAGGTGATCGTAGACGCCGCCGTGCACCCGCTAACGCAGCTCGTGCCCACGGGGACGTGCGTGCTCGTGGAGGGGGAACTCAAGAAGCCGCCCGAAGGGGCGAAGCAGAGCGTTGAGCTCAAGGTGGAAAGCGTCCTCGAGGTCGGGACCGTGGATCCTGCCAAGTATCCTCTTCCTAAGACGAGGAAGGGGCTCACCCTCGAGTTCCTTCGCGATTTCGGTCACCTCAGAGCGCGCACCAACACG ATATCAGCTGTTGCTAGAATCAGAGATGAACTGGCTTATGCAACCCACACATTCTTCAGGAAAAATGGATTTCGTTATGTGCATACTCCTATAATCACTACTAGTGATTGTGAGGGTGCTGGTGAAATGTTTCAAGTTACTACACTTTTTAGTAAAgcggaaaaggaagagaaagagttAAAGCAGAACCCTCGACCATCAGAAACTGACATCGAAGCTGCTAAGCTTCTTGTCAAGGAGAAAGGAGAGACAGTCTCACAGCTAAAATCATCAAAAGCAAGCGAGGAAGAGATCAGCGCTTCGGTTTCTGAACTCATCAAGGCAAAAGAAAGTCTATCGCGACTGGAAGAAAGGTTTAAGTTGAAAGCTGGGATTCCTCAGAAAGATGGGAAGATTGATTATGCTGGTGATTTTTTTGGGCGACAAGCTTTCCTCACTGTATCTGGTCAGCTTCAGGTCGAGACCTATGCTTGTGCCCTGGGTAACGTTTACACATTTGGACCAACATTTCGAGCAGAAAATTCGCACACGTCACGGCATTTAGCGGAATTTTGGATGGTTGAGCcagagatagcatttgcaaatTTGGAG GATGACATGAACTATGCAGAAAGTTACGTGAAATTTCTCTGCCAATGGTTACTGGACAACTGTATTGAAGATATGGAATTTATGAAGACTTTTGATGAAACAGCTATAGAGCGTCTTAAGCTTGTTTCATCATCGCCATTTGAGCGTATTTCATATACGAAGGCTGTGCAGCTTCtaaagaatgtcacagacaaggaGTTTGCGATTGAGGTAGAATGGGGAATTGATTTAGCATCAGAGCATGAAAG GTACTTAACGGAGGTGTTATTTAAGAAGCCTGTGATTGTATACAATTATCCCAAAGGAATAAAAGCATTTTATATGAAGCTCAATGATGACCAAAAGACAGTAGCAGCTATGGATGTGCTTGTGCCTAAG GTTGGTGAGCTGATTGGTGGAAGCCAAAGGGAGGAGAGGTTAGATGTGCTAGTAAAAAG AATTAAAGAGTCAGGGTTGCCGCTTGAGCCATATGAATGGTACCTAGACCTCCGTCGCTTTGGTACCGTCAAGCACAGCGGATTCGGACTCGGTTTCGAGCGGATGATTCTTTTTGCTACTGGCATGGAAAATATCAGAGATGTAATCCCTTTTCCAAGATACCCAGGGAGGGCGGACCTCTGA